Proteins encoded within one genomic window of Pristiophorus japonicus isolate sPriJap1 chromosome 11, sPriJap1.hap1, whole genome shotgun sequence:
- the sc5d gene encoding lathosterol oxidase produces MDIVLQYADYYFFTPYVYPSSWPEDGALRQIISLLVVTNLGAAVIYFLFGTFSYYLIFDHTLKKHPQYLPNQVQREIKYAMQSMPWISIPTVALFFAEVRGYSKLYDNIEDSPYGWFGVVLSMISFLFFTDMCIYWIHRFLHHKLIYKHFHKPHHVWKIATPFASHAFHPVDGFLQSIPYHIYPFLFPLHKLVYLGLYVFVNIWTVSIHDGDYRVPKALREVVNGSAHHTDHHLFFDYNYGQYFTLWDRIGGSYKNPSSFEGKGPHDYLRSLQAQGKLCGSSSTNGHAPNDKTCKEE; encoded by the exons ATGGATATTGTACTGCAGTATGCAGACTACTACTTTTTCACACCGTATGTGTACCCCAGCTCCTGGCCAGAGGATGGCGCTCTACGCCAGATAATCAGCCTCCTGGTGGTAACTAACCTGGGAGCTGCCGTTATTTATTTCCTCTTCGGAACGTTTAGCTATTATCTCATCTTTGACCACACTTTGAAGAAACACCCGCAGTATTTGCCG AATCAAGTGCAGAGGGAGATAAAATATGCCATGCAGTCGATGCCATGGATAAGCATCCCAACAGTGGCTCTGTTCTTTGCAGAGGTCCGAGGGTACAGTAAATTGTATGACAATATCGAGGACTCCCCTtatg GTTGGTTTGGCGTGGTCCTCAGTATGATCTCCTTCCTCTTCTTCACGGATATGTGCATCTACTGGATCCATCGGTTTCTTCACCATAAGCTCATCTATAAG CATTTCCACAAGCCCCACCACGTCTGGAAGATTGCGACCCCGTTTGCGAGTCATGCTTTTCACCCGGTGGACGGCTTCCTGCAGAGCATTCCGTATCACATCTATCCGTTCCTCTTCCCGCTGCACAAGCTGGTCTACCTCGGCCTCTACGTCTTTGTCAACATCTGGACGGTGTCCATTCACGACGGAGACTACCGCGTGCCCAAGGCCCTCCGGGAAGTGGTTAACGGCTCGGCTCACCACACGGACCACCACCTCTTCTTCGACTATAACTACGGGCAGTACTTCACGCTGTGGGACCGCATCGGAGGCTCCTACAAGAACCCCTCGTCTTTCGAAGGCAAAGGACCGCACGACTACCTGAGGAGCCTGCAGGCCCAGGGAAAGCTGTGCGGCAGCTCTTCCACCAACGGCCACGCTCCCAACGACAAAACCTGCAAGGAAGAATGA